A single Desulfovulcanus ferrireducens DNA region contains:
- the tsaA gene encoding tRNA (N6-threonylcarbamoyladenosine(37)-N6)-methyltransferase TrmO, protein MNHELRTIGLVRSPVKDPGQCPKQGDAKCPKVWIEIFPQYAEALDCLSPDQEIIVLTWLHMARRDVLRCHPRDNPNIPLHGVFATRSPDRPNPIGLHQVRIIDTDGNRLLVHPLEVVDQTPIIDIKPVLQPKKDDAGIGVYFPMHLVQDLIRGARTAWDKGLLNGFNGNLSLRENNRMLITNSGAAKGHLRVSDLSVLDVESGRLLNKGFPSSETPMHLEIYRQQKNAQAIVHTHPPHLLALSLLKHDMLDLPLFEAEMFKAQMATVPALKPGSKDLALAVGQKAKAKKCIFLQRHGLICWGERIEEALALSEELEALARIEIYSRR, encoded by the coding sequence ATGAATCACGAATTACGCACCATAGGCCTTGTTCGTTCACCCGTCAAAGACCCAGGGCAGTGTCCCAAGCAGGGCGATGCAAAATGCCCCAAAGTATGGATCGAGATTTTCCCGCAATATGCTGAAGCTCTCGATTGTCTATCCCCTGATCAGGAAATAATTGTCCTTACCTGGCTGCACATGGCCAGGCGGGATGTCTTGCGCTGCCATCCGAGAGACAATCCTAATATTCCCCTGCATGGAGTTTTTGCCACCAGATCTCCGGATCGGCCAAATCCCATCGGCCTTCATCAGGTGCGTATCATTGATACTGATGGGAACAGACTTTTGGTGCATCCCTTAGAAGTTGTGGACCAAACTCCAATTATAGATATCAAGCCGGTTCTTCAACCTAAAAAAGATGATGCTGGCATTGGAGTCTACTTTCCAATGCATCTGGTTCAGGATTTGATCCGAGGTGCTAGGACTGCCTGGGATAAAGGCCTTTTGAATGGTTTTAACGGCAATTTAAGCCTGCGCGAGAACAATCGCATGCTCATCACCAATTCCGGAGCGGCCAAGGGCCACCTAAGAGTTTCTGACTTATCTGTCTTAGATGTCGAGTCAGGTCGCCTCTTAAACAAAGGCTTTCCCTCGTCAGAAACCCCCATGCATTTGGAAATCTATCGCCAGCAAAAAAATGCCCAGGCTATTGTGCATACTCACCCCCCGCATTTGTTGGCGCTGTCTTTGCTCAAACATGATATGCTAGATTTACCTCTTTTTGAGGCCGAGATGTTTAAGGCTCAAATGGCCACGGTTCCTGCACTAAAACCTGGCAGCAAAGACTTGGCCTTGGCTGTGGGCCAGAAGGCAAAAGCAAAAAAGTGTATTTTCTTACAGAGGCATGGCCTTATTTGTTGGGGAGAAAGGATAGAGGAAGCCTTGGCCTTAAGTGAGGAATTAGAGGCATTGGCCAGGATAGAGATTTATAGCCGGAGATAA
- a CDS encoding phosphate-starvation-inducible PsiE family protein, translating to MVSRKVFSSKVFEIGSDILHFIIGILLILLGSVFVFHVVTNLNKLLIGQDLAVTVGTILNKIFFVLMILEMAHTVMISYQEHIIKPEPFLLIGLIASVRRILALTLNLVETHPGIEEFKMAMIETAILGALILILVVAIVLLRRCDQRKKEEKSIVEIESSGP from the coding sequence ATGGTTTCACGCAAGGTCTTTTCCAGCAAAGTATTTGAGATTGGGAGTGATATTTTACATTTTATAATCGGAATCCTGCTTATTCTCTTGGGTAGTGTCTTTGTATTTCACGTGGTTACTAACTTGAACAAGCTTCTTATAGGTCAAGACCTGGCCGTAACTGTTGGCACAATATTGAATAAGATCTTTTTTGTTCTCATGATCTTGGAAATGGCCCATACAGTAATGATTTCTTACCAGGAACATATCATAAAACCTGAACCCTTTTTATTGATTGGGCTGATTGCTTCTGTACGTCGAATTCTGGCCCTGACCTTAAATCTGGTGGAAACACACCCAGGTATCGAAGAATTTAAAATGGCCATGATTGAAACAGCTATTTTAGGTGCGTTGATTCTGATTTTAGTGGTAGCTATCGTACTTTTGCGACGATGTGATCAGAGAAAAAAAGAAGAAAAATCCATAGTAGAAATAGAAAGCTCTGGCCCTTAA